The Thermotoga sp. SG1 genome includes a window with the following:
- a CDS encoding FGGY-family carbohydrate kinase: protein MPGKYYLLTGLPTGGFCIDWLLNKILKEDYSVFRTFRYQENTVFFFPYLRGMFNKEEIGGAFFNLKDTDDRDIIISAVLESTAFEMRSCLNEFEKLGLKDYEIVATGGGSQLREWLEVKANVFGSVVKVLSVHESVALGAAMIAMIAKTSQKNWGEFFKETSKNFEYEHFQPDKNDYFQKKYLEYLKLRNRIYGF from the coding sequence ATCCCCGGTAAATACTATCTTCTCACAGGACTTCCCACAGGTGGGTTCTGTATCGATTGGCTTCTAAACAAAATTCTCAAAGAGGATTACTCTGTTTTCAGAACGTTTAGGTATCAAGAGAACACAGTCTTTTTCTTTCCCTATCTTCGTGGTATGTTCAACAAGGAAGAGATCGGTGGAGCGTTCTTTAACTTGAAAGATACAGATGATCGAGATATTATCATCTCAGCTGTTCTTGAGTCAACTGCTTTTGAAATGAGAAGCTGTCTGAATGAGTTCGAGAAACTGGGATTGAAAGACTATGAGATTGTGGCAACGGGCGGTGGCAGTCAACTAAGGGAGTGGTTGGAGGTAAAAGCAAATGTCTTCGGCAGTGTTGTAAAGGTCCTTTCTGTCCATGAGAGTGTTGCCCTTGGTGCTGCCATGATAGCCATGATCGCAAAGACTAGCCAGAAGAACTGGGGAGAGTTTTTCAAGGAAACTTCGAAGAACTTTGAGTACGAGCATTTCCAGCCAGATAAAAATGATTATTTCCAGAAAAAATACCTTGAATATCTAAAACTCAGAAACAGAATTTACGGGTTTTAA
- a CDS encoding L-fuculokinase: MHCGIDVGTTNTKILVFDDDFKIVFLRKFKTPVISSKEGDLLSAKKLFERILRSLKEIPEEIKKKIKAIGISSLGETVFPISQDGEVLQDGMMWYNKNVQEEYREFLKRVPSNVIFKKTGLWPSWIYSVFKMKRFYKKNEELVQRVYKWLDVTSLIAFLLTGNVAMDRVHSSRTLLMNILTGKWDEELVEASGIPKEHLPEVVDSGVLRGRIRKEISEETGLPKNTVVTTAGQDHITASYAAGVHDETKVLDSSGTTEAVLWTVSKETLKEYLKKAPSIF; the protein is encoded by the coding sequence GTGCACTGTGGGATAGACGTGGGGACAACCAACACAAAGATTCTGGTGTTCGATGATGATTTCAAAATTGTGTTTTTGAGAAAATTCAAAACTCCGGTGATTTCCAGCAAAGAGGGGGATCTTTTGTCAGCAAAAAAGCTCTTTGAAAGGATATTGAGATCTCTCAAAGAGATTCCTGAGGAGATAAAAAAGAAGATAAAAGCTATCGGTATCTCTTCACTTGGGGAAACGGTGTTTCCAATTTCGCAGGATGGAGAAGTACTACAGGATGGGATGATGTGGTACAACAAGAACGTGCAGGAAGAGTACAGAGAGTTTTTAAAAAGAGTTCCATCAAATGTGATATTCAAAAAAACAGGATTGTGGCCTTCATGGATATACTCGGTTTTCAAAATGAAGAGGTTCTACAAAAAAAACGAAGAACTGGTCCAGAGAGTTTACAAATGGCTCGATGTGACAAGCTTAATAGCCTTTTTGTTGACGGGAAACGTCGCGATGGATAGGGTACACTCCTCAAGAACACTTTTGATGAATATACTTACCGGGAAGTGGGATGAAGAACTGGTGGAAGCATCTGGCATTCCGAAAGAGCATCTTCCAGAGGTTGTCGATAGTGGTGTCCTTCGAGGAAGAATAAGAAAAGAGATTTCTGAAGAAACTGGTCTTCCAAAGAACACAGTTGTGACCACAGCTGGGCAGGATCATATAACCGCTTCCTATGCTGCTGGTGTTCACGATGAAACCAAGGTGTTGGACTCCTCCGGTACGACAGAGGCTGTACTCTGGACAGTTAGCAAAGAAACTCTAAAAGAGTACTTGAAAAAGGCTCCGAGTATATTTTAG
- a CDS encoding alpha-L-fucosidase, which translates to MKPRYKPYWESLKEHVLPKWFDEAKFGIFIHWGIHSVPGWATPTGELGKVPMDVWFFQNPYAEWYENSLRIKGSPTWEYHVKTYGEDFEYERFADLFTAEKWDPQEWADLFKKAGAKYVIPTTKHHDGFCLWGTKYTDFNAVKRGPKKDLIGELAKAVRKAGLRFGVYYSGGLDWRFTTEPIRYPEDFSYIRPNTYEYADYAYKQVMELIDLYLPDVLWNDMGWPEKGKEDLKYLFTYYYNKHPEGVVNDRWGVPHWDFKTAEYHVNYPEDLPGYKWEFTRGIGLSFGYNQNEGPEHMLSVEQLVHTLVDVVSKGGNLLLNVGPKGDGTIPDLQKERLLGLGEWLEKYGDVIYGTTVWRKCCAKTEEGMEIRFTRKNNRYYIIFLGIPDGEKVVIRDLILSGTVRHFLTGERVKFNNAGENVEIFVPRKLLETDSITLVLEAVEE; encoded by the coding sequence ATGAAACCCCGCTACAAACCCTATTGGGAATCACTGAAAGAACACGTGCTTCCAAAATGGTTTGACGAGGCAAAGTTTGGAATTTTCATCCATTGGGGGATCCATTCTGTCCCTGGCTGGGCAACACCCACGGGAGAACTTGGAAAGGTACCGATGGATGTGTGGTTTTTTCAGAACCCGTACGCCGAATGGTATGAAAATTCACTCAGGATCAAGGGAAGCCCCACCTGGGAATATCATGTGAAAACCTACGGTGAAGATTTTGAATATGAGCGTTTTGCAGATCTTTTTACAGCTGAAAAATGGGACCCACAGGAATGGGCGGATCTTTTCAAGAAAGCGGGTGCAAAATACGTTATACCAACCACGAAGCATCACGATGGATTCTGCCTTTGGGGAACAAAATACACGGATTTCAACGCTGTAAAGAGAGGTCCAAAGAAAGACCTCATAGGAGAACTCGCAAAGGCCGTAAGGAAAGCAGGCTTGAGATTCGGAGTGTACTACTCCGGTGGTCTGGACTGGCGCTTTACGACCGAGCCGATAAGGTATCCTGAGGATTTCTCCTACATAAGACCCAACACCTATGAATATGCAGACTACGCATACAAACAGGTTATGGAACTCATAGATTTGTATCTGCCCGACGTTCTCTGGAACGATATGGGCTGGCCCGAGAAGGGCAAAGAAGATTTGAAATATCTCTTCACTTACTATTACAACAAACATCCAGAAGGTGTGGTGAACGACAGGTGGGGTGTCCCGCACTGGGATTTCAAAACGGCAGAATACCATGTGAACTATCCAGAAGATCTACCAGGTTACAAATGGGAATTCACAAGGGGAATAGGGCTTTCCTTTGGCTACAACCAAAACGAAGGCCCAGAACACATGCTCTCTGTTGAGCAACTCGTGCACACACTGGTGGATGTGGTGAGTAAAGGTGGAAATCTTCTTTTGAACGTAGGTCCAAAAGGAGACGGAACCATTCCCGATCTTCAGAAAGAAAGACTCCTTGGCCTTGGAGAATGGCTTGAAAAGTACGGCGATGTGATATACGGTACCACTGTCTGGAGAAAATGCTGTGCGAAAACAGAAGAAGGTATGGAAATTCGTTTCACCAGAAAGAACAACAGGTACTACATCATCTTTCTTGGAATTCCAGATGGGGAGAAAGTTGTGATCAGAGACCTCATTCTGTCGGGAACGGTAAGGCATTTTCTGACAGGTGAAAGAGTGAAATTCAACAACGCAGGAGAAAATGTAGAAATCTTTGTTCCACGAAAACTTCTTGAAACAGACAGCATAACCCTTGTCCTAGAGGCGGTGGAAGAATGA
- the proB gene encoding glutamate 5-kinase — protein sequence MKIVVKVGSNLLVGSSGLKKSYIAELCREIAHLKEQGHEVAIITSGARAAGFTYLGKGKKTQDLHTKQALCAVGQVQLMKVYENAFDFYDIKIAQILLTRDTFSDRKRYLNLRNTLIGLSEFDVVPIVNENDTVATEEITLGDNDTLAAMFSIAWDADILVLFTTVDGVIDKEGKLVERFDESVELKDLGKSSWGTGGIRSKIEAALMASKCGVKVTICNGNDLSNLTRFVRGESVGTVFEPRERLRAKKAWIAFLSEPSGKIYVNEGAEQALKSGGSLLPVGVVRVEGNFDVGDVVEILNEKGELVGRGIVNYSSSDLERISGHRSSDLKKILGYEGSKVVVHIDNMWLA from the coding sequence ATGAAGATCGTCGTGAAAGTCGGAAGCAACCTTCTTGTTGGAAGTTCTGGTCTGAAGAAATCTTACATCGCAGAACTCTGTCGTGAGATCGCTCACCTGAAAGAACAGGGACACGAAGTTGCCATCATCACTTCTGGTGCCCGCGCAGCGGGCTTTACTTATCTTGGAAAGGGGAAAAAAACACAGGATCTTCACACAAAGCAGGCTCTCTGTGCGGTGGGACAGGTGCAACTCATGAAGGTCTACGAGAACGCTTTCGACTTTTATGACATCAAGATCGCACAGATCCTGCTCACAAGGGACACCTTCTCGGACAGAAAAAGGTACCTGAACCTCCGAAACACGCTGATAGGGCTTTCTGAGTTCGACGTTGTGCCGATAGTGAACGAGAACGACACCGTTGCGACCGAGGAGATCACGCTCGGTGACAACGACACACTCGCCGCGATGTTTTCGATAGCGTGGGATGCAGATATTCTTGTACTCTTCACAACGGTGGACGGAGTTATAGACAAAGAAGGAAAACTCGTCGAAAGGTTCGACGAATCCGTGGAGTTGAAGGATCTTGGAAAAAGTAGCTGGGGAACAGGTGGAATCAGATCCAAGATAGAAGCCGCTTTGATGGCTTCAAAGTGTGGAGTGAAGGTGACGATCTGCAACGGAAACGATCTCTCCAACCTCACCAGGTTTGTGAGAGGAGAATCCGTTGGCACGGTCTTTGAACCCAGGGAGCGACTGAGGGCGAAAAAGGCATGGATCGCCTTTCTTTCGGAACCATCCGGGAAAATATACGTAAACGAGGGAGCAGAACAGGCTCTCAAGAGCGGGGGGAGTCTGCTTCCCGTCGGTGTTGTTCGTGTTGAAGGAAACTTCGATGTAGGAGACGTGGTGGAGATACTGAACGAAAAAGGGGAACTTGTGGGCCGCGGGATCGTGAACTACTCCTCATCGGATCTTGAGAGGATATCTGGCCATAGAAGTTCTGATTTGAAGAAGATACTGGGCTACGAGGGAAGCAAGGTGGTCGTGCACATAGACAACATGTGGCTTGCATGA
- a CDS encoding carbohydrate kinase has protein sequence MSVLCTGEILIDFISEDKGKNLSQSELFRKKAGGSPLNVAVALRRLGRHVSFLGKLGKDQFSSFLLEVMKKEGIDTTHVVVDPFCKTTLAFVARDEMGNPDFVFFRENPADTNLRPEEVKINPEDFSFLHIGSYSLAVEPSRSTYLKVMEKFLKARKPVSYDPNVRASLIEDRESFVKDFLEISSKVDIVKLSDKDLEYIFQEDLETSVEKIPIREDAVLFVTMGEKGCLVKFKGEKRLVPSFKVKPIDATGCGDSFTAALIHKYLEKKPETIEDAVEMGRFANAVAAIVITRIGGVDAMPTLDEVETFLSNQKR, from the coding sequence ATGAGCGTTCTCTGTACCGGTGAGATCCTCATAGACTTCATCTCGGAAGACAAAGGGAAAAATCTTTCTCAGAGCGAGCTCTTCAGAAAGAAAGCAGGAGGTTCTCCTCTGAACGTTGCCGTTGCACTTCGAAGACTGGGAAGGCACGTTTCTTTTCTTGGGAAACTCGGGAAAGACCAGTTCTCCTCGTTTCTCCTCGAAGTGATGAAAAAGGAAGGCATAGACACAACACACGTGGTTGTGGATCCTTTCTGCAAAACAACACTTGCCTTTGTAGCAAGGGACGAGATGGGAAACCCGGATTTCGTCTTCTTCAGGGAAAATCCGGCGGACACAAATTTGAGACCTGAAGAGGTGAAAATCAACCCGGAGGATTTTTCTTTCCTCCACATTGGATCTTACTCCCTCGCTGTGGAACCTTCCCGCAGCACCTATTTGAAAGTGATGGAAAAATTCCTCAAGGCGAGAAAGCCTGTCTCGTACGATCCGAACGTGAGGGCATCGCTGATAGAAGATAGAGAGTCGTTTGTCAAAGATTTTCTTGAGATCTCATCTAAAGTCGACATCGTAAAACTCAGCGACAAAGATCTTGAATACATCTTCCAGGAAGATCTGGAGACTTCTGTTGAGAAGATTCCGATAAGAGAAGATGCAGTGCTCTTTGTAACAATGGGAGAGAAGGGATGTCTTGTGAAGTTCAAGGGAGAAAAGCGTCTGGTACCTTCCTTTAAAGTGAAACCGATCGATGCAACAGGATGTGGTGATTCCTTCACAGCCGCTTTGATACATAAATACCTGGAGAAAAAGCCAGAAACGATTGAAGATGCCGTTGAGATGGGAAGGTTCGCAAACGCCGTTGCGGCCATCGTTATCACGAGAATAGGTGGGGTGGATGCGATGCCCACGTTAGATGAAGTCGAAACCTTTCTATCGAACCAGAAACGTTGA
- a CDS encoding mannitol dehydrogenase translates to MKALLIESPGDSKVVDLETPVPGKGQTLVKVLACGICGTDYKIFSGETNANYPVVPGHEIAGVVEKSDAFEKGQMVVIDPNRACGECEYCRKGMPQFCERLQATGVTEPGGFAEYVLVENSQVYPLENVPVERAVFAEPLSCVLEGVKMVKHGFFDRILIVGAGSIGVIFGLMFKKIFPGAEIVLSERDEKRAEFVTQTFELRVDEPKGEYDLAVECSGTAEGFKVCFDHVGKGGMFLQFGVIAKDKTVDISPFEIYRKEMKILGSYLNPFTMKEAVKIIESGEFPFEKLVTDRLDLNGVREYLSFHKKALMKGIFAL, encoded by the coding sequence ATGAAAGCACTTCTTATAGAAAGTCCTGGTGATTCGAAGGTTGTGGATCTGGAAACGCCCGTTCCTGGAAAAGGACAAACACTTGTGAAAGTCCTTGCTTGTGGTATCTGTGGAACTGATTACAAGATTTTCTCAGGAGAAACGAACGCGAACTATCCGGTTGTTCCAGGGCATGAAATTGCAGGTGTTGTCGAAAAGTCCGATGCTTTTGAAAAGGGCCAGATGGTCGTGATAGATCCCAACAGGGCTTGTGGAGAGTGTGAGTACTGCAGAAAGGGTATGCCTCAGTTCTGTGAGCGTCTTCAGGCAACGGGAGTAACAGAACCGGGTGGTTTTGCGGAGTACGTTCTTGTGGAAAATTCGCAGGTTTATCCCTTGGAAAATGTACCGGTGGAGAGGGCGGTGTTTGCAGAACCACTCTCCTGCGTTCTCGAAGGAGTGAAGATGGTAAAGCACGGGTTTTTCGACAGGATCCTCATAGTGGGGGCAGGCAGTATAGGTGTGATCTTTGGTTTGATGTTCAAAAAGATCTTTCCAGGTGCAGAGATTGTCCTTTCAGAGAGGGACGAAAAACGGGCAGAATTCGTCACTCAAACGTTTGAGTTGAGGGTGGATGAACCGAAAGGTGAATACGACCTTGCCGTCGAATGTTCTGGAACAGCAGAGGGTTTCAAGGTGTGTTTCGATCATGTTGGAAAGGGAGGAATGTTTCTTCAGTTTGGCGTCATAGCAAAGGACAAAACAGTCGATATCTCACCGTTTGAGATCTATCGAAAGGAGATGAAAATTCTGGGCTCTTATCTCAACCCGTTCACCATGAAAGAAGCGGTGAAGATCATAGAATCGGGGGAGTTCCCTTTTGAAAAACTCGTCACCGACCGACTGGATCTCAACGGAGTAAGAGAGTATCTGTCGTTTCATAAAAAGGCGTTGATGAAAGGGATTTTTGCCCTCTGA
- a CDS encoding 3-isopropylmalate dehydratase large subunit has product MGKTMAEKIFSEHVGKDVRAGEIVLAKVDVAMAQDGTGPLMIKEFRELGFKEVKVPKAFLFIDHASPSPRKELSNSQKLMREFGKEMGVTVFDAGDGISHQILAEKYVKPGDLVTGADSHTCTAGGLGAFGTGMGSTDVAIVFGLGQNWFKVPETIKIVIEGKLQEGVYAKDIILEIARILRSDGATYKALEFHGSCIENMDVEDRLTISNMAVEVGAKAGLMPSDEKTREFLKRMGREEDFRELKADPDATYEMELAIDASSLEPLVSLPHYVDNVKKVSEVEKEKIKIDQVFIGTCTNGRLQDLEIALKILEKHGKHPDVRLIVGPASRKVYMDALERGIIKKFVELGAAIIPPGCGPCVGIHMGVLGDGERVLSTQNRNFKGRMGNPNAEIYLASPATAAATAVTGYIADPRRFI; this is encoded by the coding sequence ATGGGTAAGACGATGGCAGAAAAGATCTTTTCCGAACACGTTGGAAAGGATGTGAGGGCTGGAGAGATCGTCCTCGCCAAGGTGGATGTGGCCATGGCCCAGGATGGAACCGGTCCTTTGATGATAAAAGAGTTCAGGGAACTCGGTTTCAAAGAGGTGAAGGTTCCGAAGGCCTTTTTGTTCATCGATCACGCTTCTCCAAGTCCGAGAAAAGAGCTTTCAAACTCACAGAAATTGATGAGAGAGTTCGGCAAAGAGATGGGAGTTACCGTCTTCGATGCGGGAGATGGTATTTCCCACCAGATTCTTGCGGAAAAATACGTGAAGCCAGGAGATCTTGTAACCGGTGCGGATTCACATACCTGTACAGCGGGTGGCCTCGGTGCCTTTGGGACAGGAATGGGTTCCACAGACGTTGCGATCGTGTTTGGCCTCGGTCAGAACTGGTTTAAAGTGCCTGAGACGATAAAGATCGTGATAGAAGGAAAGCTTCAAGAAGGGGTCTATGCAAAAGACATCATCCTCGAGATTGCACGCATCTTGAGGAGCGATGGGGCGACCTACAAAGCGCTCGAGTTCCATGGAAGCTGCATCGAAAACATGGATGTGGAAGATAGACTCACCATCTCCAACATGGCAGTGGAAGTCGGGGCCAAGGCAGGGCTCATGCCGTCCGATGAAAAAACAAGGGAATTTCTGAAAAGAATGGGAAGAGAGGAGGACTTCAGAGAACTGAAGGCAGATCCGGATGCAACCTACGAGATGGAACTGGCAATAGACGCGTCTTCTCTTGAACCCCTTGTGTCTCTGCCTCACTATGTGGACAACGTGAAAAAGGTGAGTGAAGTAGAAAAAGAAAAAATAAAGATAGACCAGGTGTTCATAGGTACCTGCACCAATGGAAGGCTTCAGGACCTTGAGATTGCCCTGAAGATTCTGGAAAAACATGGAAAACATCCGGATGTGAGACTCATCGTCGGGCCGGCTTCGAGGAAAGTGTACATGGATGCCCTTGAAAGGGGAATCATCAAAAAGTTCGTAGAACTCGGTGCTGCTATCATTCCGCCGGGGTGCGGTCCTTGTGTGGGAATCCATATGGGCGTTCTCGGAGATGGAGAGAGGGTTCTTTCCACTCAGAACAGAAACTTCAAGGGAAGGATGGGTAACCCCAACGCGGAGATCTATCTTGCATCTCCTGCAACGGCAGCTGCTACAGCAGTGACCGGATACATCGCAGATCCCAGAAGGTTCATCTGA
- a CDS encoding class I fructose-bisphosphate aldolase, which produces MKTLKKVISCGVDGVLLSPGIAKLTEHLFEGKNVPDRILTIDFPVGSSTPGKFEKVFAHKLISSVEQAVKKAVDDVKVLFPWRLEKSTRSEVVQVIVETIEECERWDMPLMVEPVLWGDNSSGKSDSDLIESPARIAVEMEADILKIQFLGEDRLSRIIHRFHVPVFMLGGPKSDDLKQILKTVQESMKSDAKRVIFGRNVCQRENMEEVLTALKSIIHDGLKYEEIVQRYDL; this is translated from the coding sequence GTGAAAACTTTAAAGAAAGTGATATCCTGTGGTGTGGATGGAGTTCTGTTGAGTCCCGGTATAGCGAAGTTGACGGAACACTTGTTCGAGGGAAAAAATGTCCCTGATCGAATTTTGACAATAGATTTCCCAGTGGGTTCATCTACTCCAGGAAAATTTGAAAAAGTATTCGCCCATAAGTTGATAAGTTCTGTGGAGCAGGCAGTGAAAAAGGCAGTAGATGATGTGAAGGTTCTTTTCCCATGGAGATTAGAAAAGAGCACACGATCTGAGGTTGTTCAGGTGATTGTTGAAACCATCGAAGAGTGTGAGCGATGGGATATGCCGTTGATGGTCGAGCCGGTTCTGTGGGGGGATAATTCTTCAGGAAAAAGCGATTCTGACCTCATAGAATCCCCTGCAAGGATAGCTGTGGAGATGGAAGCGGACATTTTGAAAATTCAGTTCTTGGGAGAAGACCGTCTTTCTCGTATAATTCATAGGTTCCATGTTCCCGTCTTTATGCTGGGAGGGCCAAAGTCGGATGATCTGAAGCAGATTCTGAAAACAGTCCAGGAATCGATGAAGTCAGATGCAAAAAGGGTGATTTTCGGAAGAAACGTGTGCCAAAGAGAAAACATGGAGGAAGTTCTAACGGCTTTAAAATCCATCATACACGATGGATTGAAATATGAGGAGATCGTTCAGAGGTACGATCTGTAA
- a CDS encoding 3-isopropylmalate dehydratase small subunit, translating into MIRGRVWKFGDNISTDHIAPGRYFHLRNNLEELAKHVLEDAMEDFAKKVQKGDIIVAGKNFGLGSSREHAARIIKIAGVSCIVAKSFARIFYRNAINVGLPVIELKEVDEINQGDELEIDLENGVLKNLTTGKEYRFNPIPKFLLEILREDGIVNYLKRHGTFPKV; encoded by the coding sequence ATGATAAGGGGAAGGGTATGGAAATTCGGCGACAACATATCCACCGATCACATAGCACCAGGAAGGTACTTTCATCTGAGAAACAACCTCGAAGAACTTGCAAAGCACGTTTTAGAGGATGCGATGGAGGACTTTGCAAAAAAGGTCCAGAAAGGCGACATCATAGTTGCAGGAAAGAACTTTGGACTTGGTTCCTCCAGGGAACACGCGGCACGAATCATAAAAATTGCGGGAGTTTCCTGTATCGTGGCAAAATCCTTTGCGAGGATCTTCTACAGAAACGCCATCAACGTGGGACTTCCTGTCATAGAGTTGAAAGAAGTCGACGAGATCAACCAGGGAGATGAACTGGAGATAGACCTCGAAAATGGTGTTTTGAAAAATCTCACTACCGGCAAAGAGTACAGATTCAACCCAATACCGAAGTTTCTTCTTGAAATCCTGAGAGAAGATGGTATCGTGAACTATCTGAAAAGACACGGCACCTTTCCGAAAGTTTAG
- the fsa gene encoding fructose-6-phosphate aldolase gives MKIFLDTANLEEIKKGVEWGIVDGVTTNPTLISKEGAEFKQRVKEICDLVKGPVSAEVVSLDYEGMVKEARELAQLSEHVVIKIPMTPDGIRAVKTLSAEGIKTNVTLVFSPAQAILAAKAGATYVSPFIGRMDDLSNDGMRMLAEIVEIYENYGFETEIIAASIRHPMHVVEAALMGVDIVTMPFNVLEKLFKHPMTDLGIERFMSDWKKYLENLKK, from the coding sequence ATGAAGATCTTTCTGGACACGGCAAATCTAGAGGAGATCAAAAAAGGTGTCGAATGGGGTATCGTCGACGGAGTGACAACGAATCCCACGCTGATCTCAAAGGAAGGTGCCGAGTTCAAGCAGAGGGTGAAGGAAATCTGTGATCTGGTGAAGGGACCTGTCTCCGCAGAGGTTGTTTCCCTCGATTATGAGGGCATGGTGAAAGAAGCAAGGGAACTTGCCCAGCTCAGTGAACACGTTGTGATCAAGATACCCATGACACCCGATGGGATCAGAGCGGTGAAGACACTCTCCGCAGAAGGTATCAAGACGAACGTGACACTCGTGTTCAGCCCGGCACAGGCCATTCTTGCAGCCAAAGCAGGTGCAACTTACGTGAGTCCTTTCATTGGAAGGATGGACGATCTCTCGAACGATGGAATGAGAATGCTTGCAGAGATCGTTGAGATCTACGAAAACTACGGTTTCGAAACAGAGATCATCGCTGCAAGCATCAGACACCCAATGCACGTGGTGGAAGCTGCTCTCATGGGTGTGGACATCGTGACGATGCCTTTTAATGTCCTTGAGAAGCTCTTCAAACATCCGATGACAGACCTTGGTATAGAGCGTTTCATGAGCGACTGGAAAAAGTACTTGGAGAACCTGAAGAAATAA
- a CDS encoding glutamate-5-semialdehyde dehydrogenase encodes MEELLEKARKVREAWDVLRNAETKKKNDAIRKIARKLDEKRKDILEANRIDVENARARGVKESLVDRLALNDKRIDEMIKACETVISLKDPVGEVIDSWVREDGLRIARVRVPIGPIGIIYESRPNVTVETSILALKSGNTILLRGGSDALNSNKAIVSAMKEALRESEIPESSIEFIENTDRSLVLEMIRLREYLSLVIPRGGYGLISFVRDNATVPVLETGVGNCHIFVDESADLKKAIPVIINAKTQRPGTCNAAEKLLVHEKIAKEFLSVIVGELRKHGVEVRGCEKTREIVPDVIPATEEDWSTEYLDLIIAVKVVRDVDEAIEHIKRYSTGHSESILTENYSNAKKFVSEIDAAAVYVNASTRFTDGGQFGFGAEIGISTQRFHARGPVGLRELTTYKFVVLGDYHVRE; translated from the coding sequence GTGGAAGAACTCCTTGAAAAGGCCAGAAAGGTCCGGGAGGCCTGGGACGTTCTGAGAAATGCGGAGACGAAAAAGAAAAACGATGCCATAAGAAAAATCGCCAGAAAGCTCGACGAAAAAAGAAAAGATATCCTCGAGGCAAACAGAATAGATGTGGAAAATGCACGTGCGCGTGGTGTGAAGGAGTCTCTGGTGGACAGGCTTGCTTTGAACGACAAGAGGATCGATGAGATGATAAAGGCGTGCGAGACGGTGATCAGTTTGAAGGATCCCGTCGGAGAGGTGATCGATTCCTGGGTGAGGGAAGACGGTCTCAGAATCGCAAGGGTAAGGGTACCCATAGGCCCCATAGGGATCATCTACGAGTCAAGACCAAACGTCACCGTAGAGACATCCATCCTTGCCCTGAAGAGCGGAAACACGATCCTTCTCAGAGGGGGATCCGATGCCCTGAACTCGAACAAAGCCATCGTTTCCGCTATGAAGGAAGCGCTCAGGGAGTCTGAAATTCCGGAAAGTTCCATCGAATTCATAGAGAACACGGACAGATCACTCGTTCTTGAAATGATTCGCCTCAGAGAGTATCTTTCCCTTGTTATTCCACGCGGTGGGTATGGTCTCATCAGCTTCGTCAGGGACAACGCAACCGTTCCCGTCCTGGAAACAGGGGTTGGAAACTGTCACATCTTCGTCGATGAGAGTGCCGATCTGAAGAAGGCGATCCCTGTCATCATCAACGCCAAGACCCAGAGACCTGGCACCTGTAACGCTGCTGAGAAACTCCTTGTCCACGAAAAGATAGCAAAAGAATTCCTTTCTGTGATCGTGGGGGAACTTAGAAAGCACGGAGTTGAAGTTCGTGGTTGTGAAAAGACAAGAGAAATTGTGCCGGACGTGATCCCTGCAACGGAGGAGGACTGGTCCACTGAGTATCTGGATCTCATCATCGCGGTGAAGGTGGTCAGGGACGTGGATGAGGCGATTGAACACATAAAGAGATACTCCACGGGTCATTCGGAGTCGATCCTGACGGAGAACTACTCGAACGCAAAGAAATTCGTCTCAGAAATAGACGCTGCGGCGGTCTATGTGAACGCTTCCACCAGATTCACGGACGGAGGACAGTTCGGTTTTGGTGCAGAGATTGGAATCAGCACCCAGAGGTTTCACGCAAGAGGACCGGTTGGTCTCAGAGAACTCACCACGTACAAGTTCGTTGTTCTCGGTGACTATCATGTGAGGGAATGA